In the genome of Crassostrea angulata isolate pt1a10 chromosome 6, ASM2561291v2, whole genome shotgun sequence, the window TTTGTGGCTTATTGAGTTTTTACCTTACCTGTGGGTGGTGACAGTCCCAGTTTATGGCTCATTTTGCGGAATTGACCTCATTTTACGAATTTCAATCCTCctgtatatttatatcattGCAGGGGAAATCGTTCCCAAATCAATGGTAAGGAAAGCACAATCATGCAATTTCACCTGTTCACATGTTCTAATGTTGACAATCTAATAAAGCTGTACCTGGTCATCATATAGACTAATCTAAAAGAATTAATTCATGTAGATGTAATCGTTGCAGTTGAGTTTTATAAACTGCAAGtgttagtacatgtagatgtacgTGGGATATATTTCCATTCAAAAGCTATAATTGTGTGTTTCAAACGGTACTGTTTCCTTCACTTTTTAACGATCTTGAAGGAAAATGTATCTGTCAATGAAGTACAGTGTAAAttcatgtaaaagaaaaaaaaatcaagatttctTCAATAGCCTATAATGGATATCATTATCTTTTCGCCATGGgaaattcacaggaacaaaaactagatttctttattatttataatgggaaaatcATATTGTTGAAAGTGTCTATACTCTTTCCCAAGTTTTTCCTTCCACCACTTTTCACTTCATACTTTGATAATAGtgaatacctttgtgctcaaactatgttcatccactaatatgaaaaatatccagattatctgttttgaaacgccccctctgccgcttcaggtttcaatacacatcccaaaatatttttttcatttatttatttttcattctggTGATCAAATATAGTTTTAATACTGTGgtagaaaagaaaatcaaataatttagaattatcttttcattttaaaatattgttatatttgAATTCTTTTGCAATTGCTTTTATTTCCTTTCAGCATTCTTTGGTTCCATACCTTAGCTTCATGTTGTGGGCTCTTATCGTGTACTTTGTTCCCGTGAACCTCATTCCATGGCCCATGATCTGGTTGTACGACAAACTTCTCTGGGTTACAGGGCCAGTATTAATGATTACAGAAATTATTCTGGCTGTGAATTTTCAAATGCGTTGCAGTCAAATGGCTATTGACAGGATTGAAGAAGATGATTCTCCTGGTTTTAAGGtaattaacgaggccgggtctaattttttctgccctagatttttgaatgaaattttttacatgaatttctactgatataattattttttaagataaaaaaaaataagacatttaccacaccgtttgtttaaggggtcatctcaaagtttgttaatttttaacataggaccctatgggattttgcttgaaatgtatcaattttgcacattttttacattttttttaaacttctgccctagggatttctttttctgttctacatattaaagttattgctaaaagacatcaaatggtcaaataaaaaaaaccttttacctcctggtttgttccagggatCTTATCAAAATTGGTTTTTTTGTATACCCAATTtcccagtttgtcagataatggctactTTTTATTTGGCAAAAACGGagatggtgatctttatagtattattaaaacattcagacatatttaagtagtaaatgaatatataacatcacatataaagggtcattaatgtaaaatacatggtttctgtcttgaaatatatgaattaagctatatttaggcaggttaagaaaacgtgagagggctaggcttgctgaaccctcttcacgttttcgacccgagcccaaatatagcttatacttcgagacatttatgtttattccacaatataaaatcaattttacgcatcaaacgagctattttcaacaaattttgctaaagatctgcagttgaaactatcacgccatggcgtcaacaacgcaaaaatatgacgtcacaatacaaatgaaacgctgcgcgaaagcgtgcgtactcgttctgtactcggcctcgttaaaaataatgaaatttactgaaaaattatgccttgtttgtaaaattttatattgagATATTTTATCTCTTTTACTCTCTCTCTGTCTTTTACTTTGAAAGTGCATGCTTTGATATTAAATGTTGTGCCtgatatttaatattaattctCGTGTGTTTATTTTACGATTATAGCTTATCATCATATTATTTTCGTCTGGCTGTTATGCACTGATGGCTTCATTCCTGTATGAGATTTATTCCACTGGATCTACTACTCATTATTTGTAAGTGTCTGAATATCATGCACATGTGAAACAGTTTTAGATTTAACTTGCATGCTTTTTCACaggtttttcaaaatttgataaagCAATGGAAAAATATAGATTATCTGAAGGACTGTGAAAGCATTATTGTTCATGATCTCTCTTGTTTTAGGTTACTTACCACTTACTAAATTCATAAAAAGTTGAATCCCACAATCTTGGTTATGAAGTGATGTGATGCTCAGAAATTCATCTTTCTTGATAGAATGTTTACCCATAAAATATTCACCTCAAAAGACacttataatatatttgaatatacccattgaataaaatgattccacagtcaTCACAGAACATAATAAATTTTTGAGcatattaaatttgatttagaCTATTGAGGCTTATTGCATTGAAAGATTACATTTGTTACAGGTTGCTACTCTTGGTATTGGTGATGTGTGTGACGGTACACAACATGATGTGGATGTCGCAGGATGGAATCCTGTGTGACGCAGCATTTACCTGCCTGTGTACTGTGTCTATTCTGTATGCAATGAAAGAGGAGACAACTCTGATCAACTCACCTCTCAAAACACCCTCCACCTGGTTTCAGTTAGttgaactttattttttttatcaaagtttttgTTCAGTTTATCAATTGTTTAGTCCATATGTAAATGAATTCATCATTTAGTGTAAAACcaattgaaaatgataatttcaaACAATTCAATTACCTGAATTAATCTTCTATAAAGATTTTTTCCAGCTGTAATACTTGCATGCATCTTTGTTTCAAAGGTTAAATAGATAAACCTGTTTATTTACCTTGCTGAGATCTAGAGAAAAGTTGATaagcaatttttgttaaaaacattttatttgcttcgttc includes:
- the LOC128190877 gene encoding uncharacterized protein LOC128190877 encodes the protein MCFPMILWLIEFLPYLWVVTVPVYGSFCGIDLILRISILLYIYIIAGEIVPKSMHSLVPYLSFMLWALIVYFVPVNLIPWPMIWLYDKLLWVTGPVLMITEIILAVNFQMRCSQMAIDRIEEDDSPGFKLIIILFSSGCYALMASFLYEIYSTGSTTHYLLLLLVLVMCVTVHNMMWMSQDGILCDAAFTCLCTVSILYAMKEETTLINSPLKTPSTWFQYDPKMSMFYLGTFIFNSTVDSAGMAIGFLMKFLRPFFLLTLGVRLYSILYIIEALLKKDVLQHDFSMDSDEYLVEQITPWKSPLTMKLAVVFMFTQMTSNLFYESQGVTILNTPPFNLVRNFYPKDIIFGRIVQMIGVNCFYIWRLSNDRMDLNDWFS